The Serinus canaria isolate serCan28SL12 chromosome 2, serCan2020, whole genome shotgun sequence genomic interval CACAGAAGATCAATATGAGAAACCACATAAGACCTGACTTCTATGCTACTGGCTGGTACTGAAAATCCCAGAAATAACTATTTGTTTTTGAAGCTCTTACTTAAGGTGATGACTGGGttgatgctgcttttcctgaaagaaaCATTTAACCCTTAGGAGATGTACTGCCTCCTGAGTAAAGTTTCTCCATAGCTCAGATTGCAGGGATGCGGGAAAGGAGAGCAGTTGTACATCTAGCAATGAGCAACTCCATCCTTTTGTGAGGGAAGAAGCCACAgtcctttctgtgctttgtgcagatgctgctcccagctgatGTGAAGCACTGCTGTCAGCATCCTAGGAGGCTCCATGTGAAGGGCTGCTTGTCTCACCAGGGGAAGTAGGAGCTCTAGAAACTTTTGAGATCACCTTCCAAAGAACTGGCAAATTGCCTCGTCACTGGCAATCTCTACCTGTAATTTATACAGGCCAGAGTACAGCTGTGGGGTAAACAACAACTGGTATTGACCTAAACAGCAATATATTGTCTGTGAGCTAATATAGCTCAGGATATCTTCACTGccaaaagcaaacattttccttGAGATTCACTTGGACAGCAGTGTTTGTTTACATCGTGGTTTACCTGTGTTTGAAGAAGTGAGCAGGAGTAGAAATGCAATTGCAATCAAAGAGAGAGAAAGTCTAActtatattaatatttcttcAGCCTAATAGCTGTCAAATACACATTTCTGCATGCTTGCAGTCTGCTTTAATTTGTTTCTGTCAAATGAAGAGCAAATATTTTGTCACGACTGtgctgtactttttttttttttcaataaaaaccCCCAAGTACCACAACAGTGAAGGTTACAGAGGTGGCTATTTTTAGAAAGTTTGCTCTTCCCACACTTAATCGAGGCCATCATACTTTACTTGCTTTCCTCCAACTGTTACTAAAGCCATCCATAGCCTTCAAAATCCAAGCATGATGAAGTGGAAATGCCTGTGCAGGAAAGCTCCCCGATGCGATTGAGTCTCGATGACAGGCTTAATCCCAAGCTCAGCGGAAGCTCAGTTGCGCTCCTTTTTGTCCCTGAGGTAGTTGAAGAGGGCATCGAGCCCCCCCTCGACGACCTCGGGCAGGGGCCGGGACAGGGGGTTGTGGGCGATGTGGAGCCCTTTGTCCATGGGGTTCCAGGCAATGCGGCGCAGCCGGCGCAGCAGGTACAGGTCATCCGGCAGCGTCTGTATGGCGTTGTAGTCGGCGTTCAGTAACTCCAGAGTGCTGATGTAGCACAGGGACCGTGGCAGACTGCGTATGTTGTTGTTTTCCACGATAAAGATTTGCAGATTGACCAGATACTGGATGCTCTCTGCGATGTTTTCCAGCTTGTTGGACCCTAGGTGCAAGAAGTCTAAGCTTCTCAGGGCGAAAATGCAGAGGGGAATTTGCACAAAGCGGTTGTTACTGAGGTTCAGTTTCCTCAAATTTGTCAGGTCAGTGAAGCTCAAAGGCAGTTGTGAGATGCAGTTGTGTGAGAGGCTCAGAACCTCCAGCTTTCTGCacaagctgagctctgctggcacttCTTTCAGGCAATTCATATTGACAAACAAGACCTTCAGGTTCCTCAGCAGCCCGATCTCCTTAGGTAGGCACTTGAGGCAGTTGCCACCCAAGTTCAGCACTACCAGCCTGTCCAGCTTCCCCAGCGAAGGAGGAATCACCACCAGCTGGTTGCGTGAGAGGTTCAGCTTCTGCACCTCATGCAGTCCCCACAAGAAGTCAGGCGTGGTGGTCATCCCTTTCATGATGAGGCTCAGGCTGACATAACGCAATCCCCGCTTC includes:
- the LRRC30 gene encoding leucine-rich repeat-containing protein 30, coding for MHFTGSSLSPCFDFPTSCSLSSSVGICILQGNKTSVLSGVKQSVMGSEHSKNEERRSMVFLRKGPKLPAWEDALLAGREPKSLLKRGLRYVSLSLIMKGMTTTPDFLWGLHEVQKLNLSRNQLVVIPPSLGKLDRLVVLNLGGNCLKCLPKEIGLLRNLKVLFVNMNCLKEVPAELSLCRKLEVLSLSHNCISQLPLSFTDLTNLRKLNLSNNRFVQIPLCIFALRSLDFLHLGSNKLENIAESIQYLVNLQIFIVENNNIRSLPRSLCYISTLELLNADYNAIQTLPDDLYLLRRLRRIAWNPMDKGLHIAHNPLSRPLPEVVEGGLDALFNYLRDKKERN